From Populus trichocarpa isolate Nisqually-1 chromosome 19, P.trichocarpa_v4.1, whole genome shotgun sequence, a single genomic window includes:
- the LOC7453577 gene encoding uncharacterized protein LOC7453577: MAKFNVLQKIRRAQIAESKRAIHGDPLTKKLKIRPQPHSVSGKRKRKLLKNWRREQKEAVDKGLVTMQDVEMTFAQGEGTSKDVKRTPAKFNKKGLKLKQLKRKGKSKTKPKPAAEISVDAMAE; encoded by the exons ATGGCGAAGTTCAATGTACTGCAGAAGATAAGAAGAGCACAAATAGCCGAGAGCAAAAGAGCAATACACGGAGACCCATTAACTAAAAAGCTTAAGATCAGACCTCAGCCCCACTCCGTCTCTGGAAAGCGCAAGCGCAAGCTCTTAAAAAATTGGCGGCGA GAGCAGAAGGAGGCTGTAGACAAGGGTTTGGTCACTATGCAAGACGTCGAAATGACTTTTGCGCaag GTGAGGGCACGTCCAAAGATGTCAAGAGGACACCAGCAAAATTTAACAAGAAGGGCCTGAAGCTTAAGCAATTGAAGCGCAAAG GTAAGAGCAAAACAAAGCCTAAGCCAGCTGCTGAAATTTCTGTGGATGCCATGGCAGAATGA
- the LOC7469842 gene encoding pentatricopeptide repeat-containing protein At5g27270 isoform X1: protein MKIIILESPFLPPPPNSKTKPKPKSINPNKVPIKSSIHPDPWSLSDGNNISKPKPKSKNPKNPLSDDNARRMIIARARYLSLLRKHQGPQAQTPKWIKRTPEQMVMYLEDDRNGHLYGKHVVAAIKRVRGLAGKKNEERDMRLLMSGFVGKLSFREMCVVLKEQKGWREARDFFSWMKLQLSYHPSVIVYTILLRIYGQVGKIKLAEQTFLEMLEVGCEPDEVACGTMLCSYARWGHHKAMFSFYSAIKERGIVVSIAVYNFMLSSLQKKSLHGKVIVLWRQMVDKRVAPNNFTYTVVISSLVKEGLHKEAFKTFNEMRTMGLVPEEVIYSLLITVSTKNSNWHEALKLYEDMRSHRIVPSKFTCASLLTMYYKIKDYSKALSLFIQMQSKNIAADEVIYGLLIRIYGKLGLYEDAQKTFEETERSGLLSNEKTYLAMAQVHLSSGNFEKALSVIEVMKSRNIWLSRFAYIVLLQCYCMKEDLDSAEVTFQALSKIGCPDAGSCSDIINLYVRLGLTEKAKDFIVHIRKDLVDFDEELFNTVIKVFCKEGMLKDAEQLVYEMGTNASFKDNRFFKTFSNVMYGENKELENIMVSADTTALGLILSLYLENGNFNKTEEFLKLILEAGSGLSVVSQLVNSFIREGDLFKAEAVNGQLIKLGSKLEDETIASLISAYGRQNKLKQAQEVFAAVADSPILGNPIINSMIDACVKCGKFEEAYLLYEEVAQRGHNLGAVGIGMVVNALTNSGKHPEAENIICRSIQDRMELDTVAYNIFIKAMLEAGRLHFATSIYEHMLLLGFTPSIQTYNTMISVYGRGRKLDKAVEVFNTACSLGVSLDEKAYMNMIYYYGKAGKRHEASLLFAKMQEEGIKPGVVSYNVMAKVYAMSGLYHEVEELFKVMERDGCPPDSFTYLSLVQAYSESSKCLEAEETINAMQKKGIPPSCAHFKHLLYALVKAGLMVEAERVYMELLSAGLNPDLVCCRAMLRGYMDYGHVEKGIKFYEQIRELVKADRFIMSAAVHLYKSAGKKLEAEVLFESMKSLRISFLNELEVGLKIQCPSHVSQVTDQELSVI, encoded by the exons ATGAAGATCATCATCCTCGAATCCCCGTTTCTCCCTCCCCCTcccaattcaaaaacaaagcCAAAACCAAAGTCCATAAACCCCAACAAAGTCCCTATTAAATCCTCAATCCACCCAGACCCTTGGTCCTTAAGCGACGGAAACAACATAtctaaacccaaacccaaatcCAAAAACCCCAAAAACCCGTTATCGGATGACAACGCCAGGCGCATGATCATAGCCAGAGCGCGATACTTGAGCTTGTTGCGTAAGCACCAAGGCCCGCAAGCTCAAACACCAAAGTGGATAAAGAGAACTCCTGAACAGATGGTGATGTATTTGGAGGATGATAGAAATGGGCATCTCTATGGGAAGCATGTTGTGGCAGCTATAAAGAGAGTGAGGGGATTGGCTggcaagaaaaatgaagagaggGATATGAGGTTGCTTATGAGTGGGTTTGTGGGTAAGTTGAGTTTTAGAGAAATGTGTGTTGTTTTAAAAGAGCAGAAAGGGTGGAGGGAGGCCAGAGACTTCTTTTCCTGGATGAAATTGCAG TTAAGCTATCATCCGAGCGTTATTGTCTATACGATTCTTTTGCGAATATATGGGCAAGTTGGAAAGATCAAGTTAGCTGAACAAACCTTCTTGGAGATGCTTGAAGTAGGATGTGAACCGGATGAAGTTGCATGCGGCACCATGTTGTGTTCTTATGCCAGATGGGGACACCATAAGGCTATGTTTTCGTTTTATTCAGCTATAAAAGAAAGAGGGATTGTAGTCTCTATTGCAGTTTACAACTTTATGCTGTCTTCATTGCAGAAGAAATCACTTCACGGAAAGGTTATAGTATTGTGGAGGCAGATGGTTGATAAAAGGGTTGCACCCAATAATTTTACTTATACAGTGGTTATTAGTTCACTTGTCAAGGAAGGTCTTCACAAGGAGGCTTTCAAGACTTTCAATGAGATGAGGACCATGGGGCTGGTGCCTGAGGAAGTAATATATAGCTTGCTTATTACTGTGAGTACCAAAAACAGTAACTGGCATGAAGCATTGAAATTGTACGAGGACATGAGATCTCACAGAATAGTTCCGAGTAAATTCACCTGTGCTTCACTTCTGACTATGTATTACAAAATCAAAGACTATTCTAAAGCCCTTTCCCTCTTTATACAAATGCAGAGCAAGAACATCGCAGCTGATGAAGTTATATATGGATTGCTCATAAGAATATATGGCAAACTTGGTCTCTATGAGGATGCGCAAAAAACATTTGAAGAGACTGAGCGATCAGGTCTACTGAGTAATGAGAAAACATATTTAGCAATGGCACAAGTGCATCTCAGTTCAGGAAACTTTGAGAAAGCCTTGAGTGTTATTGAAGTGATGAAATCTAGAAACATCTGGTTATCACGATTTGCTTATATTGTGCTGTTGCAGTGTTATTGTATGAAAGAAGATTTGGACTCTGCTGAAGTTACATTTCAAGCTTTATCAAAGATAGGATGTCCTGATGCTGGTTCTTGTAGtgacataattaatttatatgttaGACTTGGCTTGACTGAAAAGGCCAAGGATTTTATTGTCCACATAAGGAAAGACCTAGTAGATTTTGATGAGGAGCTTTTCAATACAGTTATTAAAGTATTTTGCAAGGAAGGCATGTTAAAAGATGCTGAACAATTGGTATATGAGATGGGCACAAATGCATCATTCAAGgataatagattttttaagaCATTTTCTAATGTTATGTATGGAGAAAATAAGGAACTGGAAAACATTATGGTTTCTGCTGACACCACGGCTCTGGGGCTTATCCTGAGTTTATACTTGGAAAATGGCAATTTCAACAAGACAGAAGAATTCCTGAAGTTGATACTTGAGGCTGGTAGTGGCTTGTCTGTGGTGAGCCAACTAGTAAACAGCTTTATTAGAGAAG GTGATCTATTCAAAGCGGAGGCAGTAAATGGTCAATTAATCAAGCTAGGCTCTAAACTAGAGGATGAAACAATTGCTTCTTTGATTAGTGCATATGGGAGACAAAACAAGCTGAAACAGGCCCAGGAGGTCTTTGCAGCAGTTGCAGATTCTCCAATATTGGGAAACCCAATAATTAACTCAATGATTGATGCATGTGTCAAATGTGGTAAATTTGAGGAGGCATACTTACTTTATGAAGAAGTGGCACAAAGAGGGCACAATCTTGGTGCTGTTGGTATTGGCATGGTTGTGAATGCTTTGACCAATTCTG GCAAACATCCAGAGgctgaaaatattatttgcaGGAGTATTCAGGACAGGATGGAGCTTGATACTGTGGCgtacaatatttttatcaaggcaATGCTAGAAGCAG GTAGATTGCATTTTGCAACCAGCATCTATGAGCACATGCTGTTATTGGGATTCACTCCATCAATTCAGACATATAACACTATGATTAG TGTATATGGACGTGGTCGAAAGTTGGATAAGGCTGTGGAGGTGTTCAATACAGCTTGCAGCTTGGGTGTATCTTTGGATGAAAAGGCATACATGAATATGATTTACTATTATGGCAAGGCTG GTAAGAGACATGAGGCATCTCTCCTGTTTGCCAAAATGCAGGAAGAGGGGATAAAACCTGGGGTG GTTAGCTACAATGTAATGGCCAAAGTATATGCCATGTCAGGACTTTATCATGAAGTTGAAGAACTATTCAAAGTTATGGAGAGAGATGGTTGTCCACCAGACTCGTTCACATACCTCTCCCTTGTTCAAGCTTATTCAGAGAGTTCGAAATGCTTGGAGGCAGAGGAAACAATAAATGCCATGCAGAAGAAAGGCATCCCTCCTTCCTGTGCCCATTTTAAGCATTTGCTCTATGCTCTTGTGAAGGCTGGTCTTATGGTGGAAGCAGAAAGGGTGTATATGGAGCTATTATCGGCTGGTTTAAATCCAGACCTTGTCTGTTGTCGGGCTATGCTTAGAGGTTACATGGACTATGGACATGTGGAAAAAGGCATCAAATTTTATGAACAGATCAGGGAGTTAGTAAAAGCAGACAGATTTATAATGAGTGCAGCTGTGCATCTGTACAAATCAGCTGGAAAGAAACTCGAAGCTGAAGTTCTTTTTGAATCCATGAAGAGTTTGAGGATCTCGTTCCTCAATGAGCTTGAAGTTGGATTGAAGATACAATGCCCCAGCCACGTATCCCAGGTGACCGACCAAG AGCTCTCAGTTATATGA
- the LOC7469842 gene encoding pentatricopeptide repeat-containing protein At5g27270 isoform X2, whose product MLEVGCEPDEVACGTMLCSYARWGHHKAMFSFYSAIKERGIVVSIAVYNFMLSSLQKKSLHGKVIVLWRQMVDKRVAPNNFTYTVVISSLVKEGLHKEAFKTFNEMRTMGLVPEEVIYSLLITVSTKNSNWHEALKLYEDMRSHRIVPSKFTCASLLTMYYKIKDYSKALSLFIQMQSKNIAADEVIYGLLIRIYGKLGLYEDAQKTFEETERSGLLSNEKTYLAMAQVHLSSGNFEKALSVIEVMKSRNIWLSRFAYIVLLQCYCMKEDLDSAEVTFQALSKIGCPDAGSCSDIINLYVRLGLTEKAKDFIVHIRKDLVDFDEELFNTVIKVFCKEGMLKDAEQLVYEMGTNASFKDNRFFKTFSNVMYGENKELENIMVSADTTALGLILSLYLENGNFNKTEEFLKLILEAGSGLSVVSQLVNSFIREGDLFKAEAVNGQLIKLGSKLEDETIASLISAYGRQNKLKQAQEVFAAVADSPILGNPIINSMIDACVKCGKFEEAYLLYEEVAQRGHNLGAVGIGMVVNALTNSGKHPEAENIICRSIQDRMELDTVAYNIFIKAMLEAGRLHFATSIYEHMLLLGFTPSIQTYNTMISVYGRGRKLDKAVEVFNTACSLGVSLDEKAYMNMIYYYGKAGKRHEASLLFAKMQEEGIKPGVVSYNVMAKVYAMSGLYHEVEELFKVMERDGCPPDSFTYLSLVQAYSESSKCLEAEETINAMQKKGIPPSCAHFKHLLYALVKAGLMVEAERVYMELLSAGLNPDLVCCRAMLRGYMDYGHVEKGIKFYEQIRELVKADRFIMSAAVHLYKSAGKKLEAEVLFESMKSLRISFLNELEVGLKIQCPSHVSQVTDQELSVI is encoded by the exons ATGCTTGAAGTAGGATGTGAACCGGATGAAGTTGCATGCGGCACCATGTTGTGTTCTTATGCCAGATGGGGACACCATAAGGCTATGTTTTCGTTTTATTCAGCTATAAAAGAAAGAGGGATTGTAGTCTCTATTGCAGTTTACAACTTTATGCTGTCTTCATTGCAGAAGAAATCACTTCACGGAAAGGTTATAGTATTGTGGAGGCAGATGGTTGATAAAAGGGTTGCACCCAATAATTTTACTTATACAGTGGTTATTAGTTCACTTGTCAAGGAAGGTCTTCACAAGGAGGCTTTCAAGACTTTCAATGAGATGAGGACCATGGGGCTGGTGCCTGAGGAAGTAATATATAGCTTGCTTATTACTGTGAGTACCAAAAACAGTAACTGGCATGAAGCATTGAAATTGTACGAGGACATGAGATCTCACAGAATAGTTCCGAGTAAATTCACCTGTGCTTCACTTCTGACTATGTATTACAAAATCAAAGACTATTCTAAAGCCCTTTCCCTCTTTATACAAATGCAGAGCAAGAACATCGCAGCTGATGAAGTTATATATGGATTGCTCATAAGAATATATGGCAAACTTGGTCTCTATGAGGATGCGCAAAAAACATTTGAAGAGACTGAGCGATCAGGTCTACTGAGTAATGAGAAAACATATTTAGCAATGGCACAAGTGCATCTCAGTTCAGGAAACTTTGAGAAAGCCTTGAGTGTTATTGAAGTGATGAAATCTAGAAACATCTGGTTATCACGATTTGCTTATATTGTGCTGTTGCAGTGTTATTGTATGAAAGAAGATTTGGACTCTGCTGAAGTTACATTTCAAGCTTTATCAAAGATAGGATGTCCTGATGCTGGTTCTTGTAGtgacataattaatttatatgttaGACTTGGCTTGACTGAAAAGGCCAAGGATTTTATTGTCCACATAAGGAAAGACCTAGTAGATTTTGATGAGGAGCTTTTCAATACAGTTATTAAAGTATTTTGCAAGGAAGGCATGTTAAAAGATGCTGAACAATTGGTATATGAGATGGGCACAAATGCATCATTCAAGgataatagattttttaagaCATTTTCTAATGTTATGTATGGAGAAAATAAGGAACTGGAAAACATTATGGTTTCTGCTGACACCACGGCTCTGGGGCTTATCCTGAGTTTATACTTGGAAAATGGCAATTTCAACAAGACAGAAGAATTCCTGAAGTTGATACTTGAGGCTGGTAGTGGCTTGTCTGTGGTGAGCCAACTAGTAAACAGCTTTATTAGAGAAG GTGATCTATTCAAAGCGGAGGCAGTAAATGGTCAATTAATCAAGCTAGGCTCTAAACTAGAGGATGAAACAATTGCTTCTTTGATTAGTGCATATGGGAGACAAAACAAGCTGAAACAGGCCCAGGAGGTCTTTGCAGCAGTTGCAGATTCTCCAATATTGGGAAACCCAATAATTAACTCAATGATTGATGCATGTGTCAAATGTGGTAAATTTGAGGAGGCATACTTACTTTATGAAGAAGTGGCACAAAGAGGGCACAATCTTGGTGCTGTTGGTATTGGCATGGTTGTGAATGCTTTGACCAATTCTG GCAAACATCCAGAGgctgaaaatattatttgcaGGAGTATTCAGGACAGGATGGAGCTTGATACTGTGGCgtacaatatttttatcaaggcaATGCTAGAAGCAG GTAGATTGCATTTTGCAACCAGCATCTATGAGCACATGCTGTTATTGGGATTCACTCCATCAATTCAGACATATAACACTATGATTAG TGTATATGGACGTGGTCGAAAGTTGGATAAGGCTGTGGAGGTGTTCAATACAGCTTGCAGCTTGGGTGTATCTTTGGATGAAAAGGCATACATGAATATGATTTACTATTATGGCAAGGCTG GTAAGAGACATGAGGCATCTCTCCTGTTTGCCAAAATGCAGGAAGAGGGGATAAAACCTGGGGTG GTTAGCTACAATGTAATGGCCAAAGTATATGCCATGTCAGGACTTTATCATGAAGTTGAAGAACTATTCAAAGTTATGGAGAGAGATGGTTGTCCACCAGACTCGTTCACATACCTCTCCCTTGTTCAAGCTTATTCAGAGAGTTCGAAATGCTTGGAGGCAGAGGAAACAATAAATGCCATGCAGAAGAAAGGCATCCCTCCTTCCTGTGCCCATTTTAAGCATTTGCTCTATGCTCTTGTGAAGGCTGGTCTTATGGTGGAAGCAGAAAGGGTGTATATGGAGCTATTATCGGCTGGTTTAAATCCAGACCTTGTCTGTTGTCGGGCTATGCTTAGAGGTTACATGGACTATGGACATGTGGAAAAAGGCATCAAATTTTATGAACAGATCAGGGAGTTAGTAAAAGCAGACAGATTTATAATGAGTGCAGCTGTGCATCTGTACAAATCAGCTGGAAAGAAACTCGAAGCTGAAGTTCTTTTTGAATCCATGAAGAGTTTGAGGATCTCGTTCCTCAATGAGCTTGAAGTTGGATTGAAGATACAATGCCCCAGCCACGTATCCCAGGTGACCGACCAAG AGCTCTCAGTTATATGA
- the LOC112325232 gene encoding uncharacterized protein LOC112325232 produces the protein MLPPKVAKKKKIQSTSTVKQSTTSCGKQNKSATLGTYFMPRTTPGVQKSLQNCWQRKEAVERCDLALAKWMIDACVPFNAVNSVYYQHAIDVVTSMGPGYKGPNLHAIRGYYLAKAVDEVKIYVETYREIWKKTGCTLMADGWTDQKRRTLINFLVYCPKGTVFLKTVDVSDVSKTARLLYQLFREVVLYVGVENIVHMVTDNAANYVAAGKLLMEEFPSIFWSPCAAHCINLILQDIGKLQSVCCVVEHASGITKYIYNHCYPLYLMRKFTGGKEILRPAPTRFATNFIALQSILAHKDELRAMVTSREWVSSAYAKDSKGKKFVESVLDSLFWEECAIIVRMSEPLIRVLRMVDGDDRPSMGYLYDVIHHAKKEMMRRFQKRKARVKPFIDIISNRWDGQFYRHLYAAAFWLNHRFQYDANIMDKHMSTISGLLDVLEKYAHGNLPLQSKITSEMKLFRNAEHDFGRVSAINNRTLMPPDEWWMTYGTSAPNLQQLAIRVLSQTCSSSGCERNWSMFEHIHSKKRNRLEHQRLNDLVYVHCNLRLKQKNYWKGRNYDPINVETICDIENWVVEDDPSILTAEEAESFHQALSTITMQDILDDDDCDDEVSKEHADDLLGVDEIGSIPSTFDPNFASMDTEELNVFIQQK, from the exons atgttaccACCGAaggttgcaaaaaagaaaaagattcaaagcACCAGCACTGTAAAACAATCGACTACAAGTTGTGGAAAACAGAATAAATCTGCAACATTAGGGACATATTTCATGCCGAGAACAACTCCTGGTGTTCAAAAGTCTCTTCAGAATTGTTGGCAAAGGAAGGAAGCAGTTGAACGGTGTGATCTTGCTTTAGCAAAGTGGATGATTGATGCATGTGTGCCATTTAATGCTGTTAATTCTGTGTATTATCAGCATGCCATAGATGTTGTAACATCCATGGGTCCTGGTTATAAAGGACCAAACTTGCATGCTATTCGTGGTTATTACTTGGCAAAAGCGGTTGATGAAGTCAAGATTTATGTTGAGACTTATCGAGAGATTTGGAAGAAGACtggttgcacattaatggctgatggatggacagaTCAGAAGAGGAGGACTTTAATTAACTTCTTAGTATATTGTCCTAAAGGAACAGTTTTTTTGAAAACCGTGGATGTATCAGATGTCTCAAAGACTGCTAGATTGTTGTATCAGTTGTTTAGAGAGGTTGTTTTGTATGTTGGGGTAGAAAACATTGTGCATATGGTGACTgataatgctgcaaattatGTTGCTGCTGGCAAGTTATTGATGGAagaatttccttcaatattttggtcTCCTTGTGCTGCTCATTGCATCAACCTCATACTTCAGGACATTGGTAAATTGCAGTCGGTTTGTTGTGTTGTTGAGCATGCTTCTGGTATCACAAAGTACATTTATAATCATTGTTATCCATTGTATTTGATGAGGAAGTTCACTGGAGGAAAAGAAATACTTCGTCCAGCTCCTACTCGTTTTGCTACCAATTTCATTGCATTGCAAAGCATTTTAGCTCATAAAGATGAGTTGAGAGCTATGGTGACATCTAGGGAATGGGTCTCATCTGCTTATGCTAAAGAtagcaaaggaaaaaagtttGTTGAGAGTGTGCTAGACTCTCTGTTTTGGGAAGAATGTGCAATAATTGTGCGAATGAGTGAGCCTTTAATTCGAGTTCTACGAAtggttgatggtgatgatagaCCTTCGATGGGATATTTGTATGATGTTATTCATCatgcaaaaaaagaaatgatgaggAGATTTCAAAAGAGAAAGGCTAGAGTGAAACCTTTCATAGACATTATCAGTAATCGGTGGGATGGACAATTTTATAGACATCTTTATGCAGCGGCATTTTGGTTGAATCATCGATTTCAATATGATGCAAATATAATGGATAAACATATGAGCACCATTTCTGGACTTCTAGATGTTCTTGAGAAGTATGCACATGGAAATCTACCATTGCAAAGTAAGATTACAAGTGAGATGAAGTTGTTTAGGAATGCTGAACATGACTTTGGTCGAGTGTCCGCAATAAATAATCGCACCCTTATGCCTCcag atgaatggTGGATGACATATGGAACCAGCGCTCCAAATCTACAACAGTTGGCTATACGAGTGTTAAGTCAAACTTGTAGTTCTTCGGGATGTGAGAGAAATTGGAGTATGTTTGAACATATTCATTCCAAGAAGAGAAATAGATTGGAGCACCAAAGGCTTAATGACCTTGTTTACGTCCACTGCAATCTAAGATTgaaacaaaa gaaTTATTGGAAAGGACGAaattatgatccaattaatGTTGAGACAATTTGTGACATTGAAAATTGGGTAGTTGAAGATGACCCGTCAATCTTGACAGCTGAAGAAGCAGAGAGTTTTCACCAAGCTCTATCAACTATAACCATGCAAGATATTTTAGATGATG ATGATTGTGACGATGAAGTTTCAAAGGAGCATGCAGATGATTTATTAGGTGTTGACGAGATTGGCTCAATTCCATCGACATTTGATCCAAATTTTGCTTCTATGGACACAGAAGAACTTAATGTGTTCATTCAACAAAAATGA